Proteins co-encoded in one Capsicum annuum cultivar UCD-10X-F1 chromosome 9, UCD10Xv1.1, whole genome shotgun sequence genomic window:
- the LOC107841137 gene encoding probable RNA-dependent RNA polymerase 3 isoform X2, whose amino-acid sequence MQCRLFYNGLAVKGTLLVNRKLPRRTIQIRPSMIKVEADPRLSRAQIFKSLEINTPRNTYLSRTLISLLTYGGVPVEYFFDILKNTLEETQRLHSDEVTALKGWFILQGLWFSGYQQCMHPSNFPHAGFL is encoded by the exons ATGCAATGCCGGCTATTCTACAATGGTCTTGCTGTAAAAGGAACCCTTCTAGTCAATAGAAAG CTGCCACGGCGCACAATTCAGATTAGGCCCTCAATGATCAAGGTCGAGGCAGATCCAAGGCTGTCAAGAGCTCAAATATTTAAATCGTTGGAAATAAATACACCCAG GAATACTTATCTATCAAGAACTCTTATTTCTCTGTTGACCTATGGAGGTGTTCCCGTGGAGTATTTCTTTGATATTCTGAAGAATACTTTGGAGGAAACACAAAGATTACACTCAGATGAGGTGACAGCTCTAAAAG GATGGTTTatacttcaaggcttgtggttCTCGGGTTACCAACAATGTATGCATCCAAGCAACTTTCCACACGCGGGGTTTCTttaa
- the LOC107840999 gene encoding putative late blight resistance protein homolog R1B-16 isoform X1, translating into MFPCLLGLSCINNKLVSGHSHKLQKRDTVDMAHASIASLTRTIESLLTSNSPMQSLTCDHRKEFRALHEKISSLEVVVKNFEKNNVSGQIADLEVEVKEVANIAEHTIQLRVTDVVSADYEKIHERLSDSLQQAAKDINRIWKKSTKIQDKRKVMNFQCFMIFQWFNIFQCFNKTSKEYTTVEEITIGRDDQREWLLNYLTTSYSGEPKVIPIVGMGGIGKTTLAKEVYGNKSVLRRFDIRSWATVSQQHNRKEILLCLLQSAIKMDDSVRMKGEAELADMLQKSLKRKRYLIVLDDIWSCEVWDRVRRCFPTEDNAGSRILLTTRNNEVACYADTENLSLQMDLMGPDESWSLLKSAAFSSEALPYGFEAVGKQIADECHGLPLTIVVVAGLLKSKRAIEDWESVAKDVKSFVMNDPDERCSRVLGLSYNHLTSDLKACLLHFGIFPEDSEIPVKNLKRSWIAEGFLKLENDLEGEAEKCLQELVDRCLVLVCKKSLDGTKIRSCKVHDLIYDLCVREIQRENIFIMNDIVLDQSVSAWGPLSMQKMKPFKRVTGDEYFYCRNGLYRALLTPVRRQLRDHDNNDLLKRTHSIFSFHLEDSFLPPFLKSELSHFKLLKVLELRHLGIGNFPVQILSLIWLRYLSLLCHMCLDIPREICRLWNLQTFIVQGVSPFVKINVPEEIWGLTQLRHLKLPAFYLPDCPSGSANKGRLYFPNLPSRSVDKGRHWDLSNLQTISYLSPLCCKEEVIMGIQNVKELGISGFETEIIGIRDSRIVNNLVHLQQLETLSFMWCSKLFPESARAFPATLKKLKLERTSLSWSYLDIIAELPNLEVLKLMDDACDGKEWHPIVRGFNKLKFLLIEGNSLKYWKATNDNFPVLESLMIRSCRHLKEIPIEFADIPTLQLIELRKCPPKLGESAARIQKEQEDLGNNPVDVCIPAPYDDDDDDDDDDNDDEDDDDDDDDDDDDDDDDDDDDDDDDDDEEEYADVSDQMCHIS; encoded by the exons ATGTTTCCGTGTCTTCTTGGTCTCTCTTGCATCAACAACAAATTG GTTTCAGGTCATAGTCACAAATTACAAAAACGAGATACAGTAGATATGGCTCATGCAAGTATTGCTTCTCTAACGAGAACAATAGAATCGCTCTTGACATCCAATTCGCCGATGCAATCTCTAACCTGTGATCACAGAAAAGAATTTCGTGCTCTTCATGAAAAGATTAGTTCCCTGGAAGTAGTTGTCAAGAACTTTGAGAAAAACAATGTTTCTGGGCAAATTGCAGATTTGGAAGTAGAGGTAAAAGAAGTTGCAAATATTGCTGAACACACAATTCAACTAAGAGTAACTGACGTTGTATCGGCAGATTATGAAAAGATACATGAGAGGCTTTCTGATAGCCTTCAACAAGCAGCAAAGGATATTAATCGTATCTGGAAAAAGTCAACAAAGATTCAAGATAAAAGGAAGGTGATGAATTTTCAGTGCTTCATGATTTTCCAGTGGttcaatatttttcaatgtttcaacaaaacatcaaagGAATACACAACTGTTGAGGAGATAACTATTGGACGTGATGATCAAAGGGAATGGTTGTTAAATTATCTGACTACAAGCTACTCTGGTGAACCCAAAGTCATCCCGATTGTCGGGATGGGAGGCATAGGTAAAACAACCTTAGCAAAAGAAGTTTACGGTAATAAATCAGTTCTACGCCGTTTTGATATTCGTTCCTGGGCTACTGTATCTCAACAACACAACAGAAAGGAAATTTTGCTGTGCCTTCTGCAATCGGCGATCAAAATGGATGACTCAGTTAGGATGAAAGGCGAAGCAGAGCTAGCAGACATGCTGCAGAAAAGTTTGAAGAGAAAGAGGTACTTAATTGTCTTGGATGATATCTGGAGTTGTGAAGTGTGGGATCGCGTGAGACGATGCTTTCCAACTGAAGACAATGCAGGGAGTCGAATACTGTTGACTACCCGCAACAACGAAGTAGCCTGTTATGCTGATACAGAGAATCTTTCTTTGCAGATGGATTTAATGGGCCCGGATGAGAGTTGGAGTCTTTTAAAAAGTGCAGCATTTTCAAGTGAAGCATTACCATATGGGTTTGAGGCTGTTGGGAAGCAAATCGCAGATGAATGTCACGGGTTACCACTAACTATTGTCGTGGTTGCTGGACTTCTCAAATCTAAAAGGGCAATAGAAGATTGGGAAAGTGTTGCTAAAGATGTCAAGTCATTTGTCATGAATGATCCTGATGAACGATGTTCACGTGTGCTTGGGTTGAGTTACAATCACTTGACTAGCGATCTAAAAGCATGTCTTCTTCATTTCGGAATATTTCCAGAAGACAGTGAGATACCAGTGAAGAATTTGAAGAGATCATGGATTGCTGAGGGGTTCCTAAAGTTGGAAAATGATTTGGAAGGAGAGGCTGAGAAGTGTTTGCAAGAGCTTGTCGATAGATGTCTAGTTCTCGTCTGCAAGAAAAGTCTAGATGGAACAAAAATTAGATCATGTAAGGTTCATGATCTAATATATGACCTGTGCGtaagagaaattcaaagggaGAACATTTTTATCATGAACGACATTGTGCTTGACCAATCAGTTTCAGCATGGGGACCTCTCAGTATGCAAAAAATGAAGCCCTTTAAACGGGTGACTGGTGATGAATATTTTTACTGTCGCAATGGTCTTTATAGGGCTCTTCTTACCCCTGTACGTCGTCAGTTGAGAGATCATGACAACAACGATCTTTTGAAACGAACCcattctattttctcttttcatcttgAGGATTCATTTTTACCTCCATTTCTGAAATCAGAGCTTAGTCATTTCAAATTACTCAAAGTCTTGGAGTTGAGACACTTGGGGATTGGTAATTTCCCTGTACAGATACTAAGCCTCATCTGGTTGAGGTACCTATCATTGCTCTGCCATATGTGTTTAGACATACCTCGAGAAATTTGCAGGTTATGGAATCTGCAGACATTCATTGTTCAAGGGGTTAGTCCATTTGTTAAAATAAATGTTCCTGAGGAAATTTGGGGACTAACGCAATTAAGGCATCTCAAACTGCCAGCATTTTATTTGCCAGATTGCCCAAGTGGATCTGCTAACAAAGGAAGATTATATTTTCCAAATTTGCCAAGTCGATCTGTTGACAAGGGAAGGCACTGGGATTTGTCAAACTTACAAACTATTTCTTACTTGTCTCCACTTTGTTGCAAGGAGGAGGTTATTATGGGGATTCAGAATGTCAAAGAATTAGGAATCAGTGGATTTGAGACTGAAATTATTGGTATTCGGGACTCTAGGATTGTCAATAATCTTGTCCATCTGCAGCAACTTGAAACTTTGAGTTTTATGTGGTGCTCTAAGCTTTTTCCAGAAAGTGCAAGAGCTTTTCCTGCAACGCTCAAGAAGCTGAAGCTGGAAAGAACTTCGCTAAGTTGGTCGTACTTGGACATCATTGCTGAATTACCTAACCTTGAGGTGCTCAAGCTGATGGATGACGCTTGTGATGGCAAAGAATGGCATCCAATTGTTAGGGGATTTAATAAATTGAAGTTTTTGCTAATTGAAGGTAATTCTCTCAAGTACTGGAAAGCCACAAACGACAATTTTCCTGTCCTTGAGAGCCTCATGATTAGAAGTTGCCGACACTTGAAAGAGATACCCATTGAGTTTGCAGATATACCCACACTACAGCTGATTGAGTTAAGAAAGTGTCCTCCCAAACTTGGGGAATCTGCTGCACGAATTCAGAAAGAACAAGAAGACCTCGGAAACAACCCTGTGGATGTTTGTATCCCTGCTCCAT atgatgacgatgatgatgacgatgatgatgacaatgatgatgaagatgacgatgatgatgatgatgacgatgatgatgacgatgatgatgatgatgatgatgacgatgatgatgatgatgatgaagaagaatatgCAGATGTGTCAGATCAAATGtgccacatcagctaa
- the LOC107840999 gene encoding putative late blight resistance protein homolog R1B-16 isoform X2, with product MAHASIASLTRTIESLLTSNSPMQSLTCDHRKEFRALHEKISSLEVVVKNFEKNNVSGQIADLEVEVKEVANIAEHTIQLRVTDVVSADYEKIHERLSDSLQQAAKDINRIWKKSTKIQDKRKVMNFQCFMIFQWFNIFQCFNKTSKEYTTVEEITIGRDDQREWLLNYLTTSYSGEPKVIPIVGMGGIGKTTLAKEVYGNKSVLRRFDIRSWATVSQQHNRKEILLCLLQSAIKMDDSVRMKGEAELADMLQKSLKRKRYLIVLDDIWSCEVWDRVRRCFPTEDNAGSRILLTTRNNEVACYADTENLSLQMDLMGPDESWSLLKSAAFSSEALPYGFEAVGKQIADECHGLPLTIVVVAGLLKSKRAIEDWESVAKDVKSFVMNDPDERCSRVLGLSYNHLTSDLKACLLHFGIFPEDSEIPVKNLKRSWIAEGFLKLENDLEGEAEKCLQELVDRCLVLVCKKSLDGTKIRSCKVHDLIYDLCVREIQRENIFIMNDIVLDQSVSAWGPLSMQKMKPFKRVTGDEYFYCRNGLYRALLTPVRRQLRDHDNNDLLKRTHSIFSFHLEDSFLPPFLKSELSHFKLLKVLELRHLGIGNFPVQILSLIWLRYLSLLCHMCLDIPREICRLWNLQTFIVQGVSPFVKINVPEEIWGLTQLRHLKLPAFYLPDCPSGSANKGRLYFPNLPSRSVDKGRHWDLSNLQTISYLSPLCCKEEVIMGIQNVKELGISGFETEIIGIRDSRIVNNLVHLQQLETLSFMWCSKLFPESARAFPATLKKLKLERTSLSWSYLDIIAELPNLEVLKLMDDACDGKEWHPIVRGFNKLKFLLIEGNSLKYWKATNDNFPVLESLMIRSCRHLKEIPIEFADIPTLQLIELRKCPPKLGESAARIQKEQEDLGNNPVDVCIPAPYDDDDDDDDDDNDDEDDDDDDDDDDDDDDDDDDDDDDDDDDEEEYADVSDQMCHIS from the exons ATGGCTCATGCAAGTATTGCTTCTCTAACGAGAACAATAGAATCGCTCTTGACATCCAATTCGCCGATGCAATCTCTAACCTGTGATCACAGAAAAGAATTTCGTGCTCTTCATGAAAAGATTAGTTCCCTGGAAGTAGTTGTCAAGAACTTTGAGAAAAACAATGTTTCTGGGCAAATTGCAGATTTGGAAGTAGAGGTAAAAGAAGTTGCAAATATTGCTGAACACACAATTCAACTAAGAGTAACTGACGTTGTATCGGCAGATTATGAAAAGATACATGAGAGGCTTTCTGATAGCCTTCAACAAGCAGCAAAGGATATTAATCGTATCTGGAAAAAGTCAACAAAGATTCAAGATAAAAGGAAGGTGATGAATTTTCAGTGCTTCATGATTTTCCAGTGGttcaatatttttcaatgtttcaacaaaacatcaaagGAATACACAACTGTTGAGGAGATAACTATTGGACGTGATGATCAAAGGGAATGGTTGTTAAATTATCTGACTACAAGCTACTCTGGTGAACCCAAAGTCATCCCGATTGTCGGGATGGGAGGCATAGGTAAAACAACCTTAGCAAAAGAAGTTTACGGTAATAAATCAGTTCTACGCCGTTTTGATATTCGTTCCTGGGCTACTGTATCTCAACAACACAACAGAAAGGAAATTTTGCTGTGCCTTCTGCAATCGGCGATCAAAATGGATGACTCAGTTAGGATGAAAGGCGAAGCAGAGCTAGCAGACATGCTGCAGAAAAGTTTGAAGAGAAAGAGGTACTTAATTGTCTTGGATGATATCTGGAGTTGTGAAGTGTGGGATCGCGTGAGACGATGCTTTCCAACTGAAGACAATGCAGGGAGTCGAATACTGTTGACTACCCGCAACAACGAAGTAGCCTGTTATGCTGATACAGAGAATCTTTCTTTGCAGATGGATTTAATGGGCCCGGATGAGAGTTGGAGTCTTTTAAAAAGTGCAGCATTTTCAAGTGAAGCATTACCATATGGGTTTGAGGCTGTTGGGAAGCAAATCGCAGATGAATGTCACGGGTTACCACTAACTATTGTCGTGGTTGCTGGACTTCTCAAATCTAAAAGGGCAATAGAAGATTGGGAAAGTGTTGCTAAAGATGTCAAGTCATTTGTCATGAATGATCCTGATGAACGATGTTCACGTGTGCTTGGGTTGAGTTACAATCACTTGACTAGCGATCTAAAAGCATGTCTTCTTCATTTCGGAATATTTCCAGAAGACAGTGAGATACCAGTGAAGAATTTGAAGAGATCATGGATTGCTGAGGGGTTCCTAAAGTTGGAAAATGATTTGGAAGGAGAGGCTGAGAAGTGTTTGCAAGAGCTTGTCGATAGATGTCTAGTTCTCGTCTGCAAGAAAAGTCTAGATGGAACAAAAATTAGATCATGTAAGGTTCATGATCTAATATATGACCTGTGCGtaagagaaattcaaagggaGAACATTTTTATCATGAACGACATTGTGCTTGACCAATCAGTTTCAGCATGGGGACCTCTCAGTATGCAAAAAATGAAGCCCTTTAAACGGGTGACTGGTGATGAATATTTTTACTGTCGCAATGGTCTTTATAGGGCTCTTCTTACCCCTGTACGTCGTCAGTTGAGAGATCATGACAACAACGATCTTTTGAAACGAACCcattctattttctcttttcatcttgAGGATTCATTTTTACCTCCATTTCTGAAATCAGAGCTTAGTCATTTCAAATTACTCAAAGTCTTGGAGTTGAGACACTTGGGGATTGGTAATTTCCCTGTACAGATACTAAGCCTCATCTGGTTGAGGTACCTATCATTGCTCTGCCATATGTGTTTAGACATACCTCGAGAAATTTGCAGGTTATGGAATCTGCAGACATTCATTGTTCAAGGGGTTAGTCCATTTGTTAAAATAAATGTTCCTGAGGAAATTTGGGGACTAACGCAATTAAGGCATCTCAAACTGCCAGCATTTTATTTGCCAGATTGCCCAAGTGGATCTGCTAACAAAGGAAGATTATATTTTCCAAATTTGCCAAGTCGATCTGTTGACAAGGGAAGGCACTGGGATTTGTCAAACTTACAAACTATTTCTTACTTGTCTCCACTTTGTTGCAAGGAGGAGGTTATTATGGGGATTCAGAATGTCAAAGAATTAGGAATCAGTGGATTTGAGACTGAAATTATTGGTATTCGGGACTCTAGGATTGTCAATAATCTTGTCCATCTGCAGCAACTTGAAACTTTGAGTTTTATGTGGTGCTCTAAGCTTTTTCCAGAAAGTGCAAGAGCTTTTCCTGCAACGCTCAAGAAGCTGAAGCTGGAAAGAACTTCGCTAAGTTGGTCGTACTTGGACATCATTGCTGAATTACCTAACCTTGAGGTGCTCAAGCTGATGGATGACGCTTGTGATGGCAAAGAATGGCATCCAATTGTTAGGGGATTTAATAAATTGAAGTTTTTGCTAATTGAAGGTAATTCTCTCAAGTACTGGAAAGCCACAAACGACAATTTTCCTGTCCTTGAGAGCCTCATGATTAGAAGTTGCCGACACTTGAAAGAGATACCCATTGAGTTTGCAGATATACCCACACTACAGCTGATTGAGTTAAGAAAGTGTCCTCCCAAACTTGGGGAATCTGCTGCACGAATTCAGAAAGAACAAGAAGACCTCGGAAACAACCCTGTGGATGTTTGTATCCCTGCTCCAT atgatgacgatgatgatgacgatgatgatgacaatgatgatgaagatgacgatgatgatgatgatgacgatgatgatgacgatgatgatgatgatgatgatgacgatgatgatgatgatgatgaagaagaatatgCAGATGTGTCAGATCAAATGtgccacatcagctaa
- the LOC107841136 gene encoding uncharacterized mitochondrial protein AtMg00810-like codes for MELPKSFKSQGEHKVCKLVKSLYGLKQASRQWNLKLTHALLDARFTQSAHDYSLFFLHQGDDIVIVLAYVDDLLLTGSNATLIDATKTKLHQQFKMKDLGNIKYFLGIEVLSSTSGVILNQRKYVLELISETGLSGSKPTITPLESNVRLTSLKYDQTTGAQGDDLLSDASSYQRLIGKLMYATITRPDISFAIYILSQFMQHPKRSHWEAATRVVRYLKGSIGQGIWLQDKYSTTLTYWCDSDWAACPRRLVIGYAVHFGESLISWKSKKQHTVSRSSAKAE; via the coding sequence ATGGAGTTGCCAAAAAGTTTCAAGAGCCAAGGAGAGCATAAGGTTTGCAAGTTGGTTAAATCCTTGTATGGCCTTAAACAGGCTTCCAGACAATGGAACTTGAAACTTACTCATGCTTTGCTTGATGCTAGATTCACTCAAAGTGCTCATGActattctctcttctttctccaTCAAGGTGATGACATAGTCATAGTTCTTGCATATGTTGATGACCTGCTTCTTACTGGTAGCAATGCTACTTTGATTGATGCAACAAAAACCAAGTTGCACCAGCAGTTCAAGATGAAAGACTTGGGGAATATCAAATACTTCTTGGGTATTGAAGTTCTCAGCTCAACTTCAGGGGTGATATTAAATCAAAGGAAATATGTCCTAGAATTAATTTCAGAGACTGGTCTTAGTGGTTCAAAACCTACAATCACTCCCTTAGAATCCAATGTAAGGTTGACCTCACTTAAGTATGATCAAACCACAGGTGCACAAGGTGATGATTTACTGTCTGATGCCTCTTCTTATCAAAGACTAATAGGTAAACTCATGTATGCCACTATTACTAGACCAGATATTAGTTTTGCAATCTACATCCTCAGCCAGTTTATGCAACATCCTAAGAGATCACACTGGGAGGCCGCTACCAGGGTAGTCAGGTACCTCAAAGGCTCTATTGGTCAAGGAATATGGTTACAAGATAAATATTCTACCACTCTAACTTATTGGTGTGACTCAGATTGGGCTGCTTGTCCTAGGAGATTAGTTATTGGTTATGCAGTTCATTTTGGTGAATCTTTGATTTCTTGGAAGTCCAAGAAACAGCACACTGTTTCCAGGAGTTCTGCTAAAGCTGAGTAA
- the LOC107841135 gene encoding uncharacterized mitochondrial protein AtMg00810-like, translating into MKEDIGIIEKNDTWKLVDKPKTEMNKFMSTNRKAFKLEELKIKSENEATLYVKKAKGGDVLVVSLYVDDILVTGSNKAMVNQFKQEMETKFEMSELGEMNYFLGMEIHQATDGIFISQRKYAWDVLKKFKMEKSTRPDLMFTASFLSRFMHSPIQIHLRIAKRTLRYIKGTVDYGIWFKREEQGQLMGYSDSDWAESVDMKSTSGYAFTVGSGMFSWNSRKQDVVAQSSAEAEYIAAAGASNQALWLRKILRDLEKNQIEATVIKVDNKSSISMAKNPLQHGRSKHINVKFHTIGQV; encoded by the exons ATGAAGGAGGATATTGGTATCATAGAGAAGAATGACACTTGGAAGCTGGTTGATAAACCCAAGACAGAAAT GAACAAATTTATGTCGACCAACCGGAAGGCTTTCAAGTTGGAGGAATTGAAGATAAA AAGTGAAAATGAAGCTACTTTATATGTGAAAAAGGCTAAAGGTGGAGATGTTCTAGTGGTATCactctatgttgatgatattctggtaacCGGAAGCAATAAAGCTATGGTGAATCAATTCAAGCAAGAAATGGAGACCAAGTTTGAGATGTCAGAATTGGGTGAAATGAATTACTTTCTGGGAATGGAGATTCATCAAGCTACTGATGGAATTTTCATTTCCCAGAGAAAATATGCATGGGATGTTCTTAAAAAATTCAAGATGGAGAAGT CAACAAGACCTGATCTCATGTTCACGGCAAGTTTTTTGTCAAGGTTTATGCAttctccaattcaaattcatcttCGTATTGCCAAACGAACATTGAGGTATATCAAGGGAACTGTTGATTATGGTATTTGGTTTAAAAGGGAAGAGCAAGGGCAATTGATGGGTTATTCAGATAGTGATTGGGCAGAAAGTGTTGATATGAAGAGCACTTCTGGATATGCCTTTACAGTTGGTTCAGGCATGTTCTCATGGAATTCAAGGAAGCAAGATGTGGTAGCTCAATCATCTGCAGAGGCAGAATACATTGCTGCTGCTGGTGCATCTAATCAGGCTCTATGGTTACGAAAAATTCTACGTGATCTAGAGAAAAATCAAATTGAAGCTACTGTCATTAAGGTTGACAACAAGTCGTCAATTTCTATGGCCAAAAATCCATTGCAACATGGTCGTAGTAAGCATATAAATGTGAAGTTTCACACTATCGGGCAAGTATAG
- the LOC107841137 gene encoding probable RNA-dependent RNA polymerase 3 isoform X1, with the protein MQCRLFYNGLAVKGTLLVNRKLPRRTIQIRPSMIKVEADPRLSRAQIFKSLEINTPSLGILICRNTYLSRTLISLLTYGGVPVEYFFDILKNTLEETQRLHSDEVTALKGWFILQGLWFSGYQQCMHPSNFPHAGFL; encoded by the exons ATGCAATGCCGGCTATTCTACAATGGTCTTGCTGTAAAAGGAACCCTTCTAGTCAATAGAAAG CTGCCACGGCGCACAATTCAGATTAGGCCCTCAATGATCAAGGTCGAGGCAGATCCAAGGCTGTCAAGAGCTCAAATATTTAAATCGTTGGAAATAAATACACCCAG CCTAGGAATACTTATCTGTAGGAATACTTATCTATCAAGAACTCTTATTTCTCTGTTGACCTATGGAGGTGTTCCCGTGGAGTATTTCTTTGATATTCTGAAGAATACTTTGGAGGAAACACAAAGATTACACTCAGATGAGGTGACAGCTCTAAAAG GATGGTTTatacttcaaggcttgtggttCTCGGGTTACCAACAATGTATGCATCCAAGCAACTTTCCACACGCGGGGTTTCTttaa